In Haloplasma contractile SSD-17B, a single window of DNA contains:
- the asnB gene encoding asparagine synthase (glutamine-hydrolyzing), with translation MCGFLTFFTKKLNKQRARNVLDLYNHRGPDEDGIYEENQVFLGHKRLVVVDPEHGKQPYRFGPYVMVYNGELYNTEDIRKDLIASGYVFEGHSDTEVLIKAYAKYKEECVEKLNGIFAFVIYNTKERSFFAARDRVGVKPLYYYYKEGELSFSSEVKGILKYFDLNKIDYNGLQELLGLGPSHTPGSGIYKDVEELRPGYCMKFKNRTMKIWRYWNVTSMDHKDDFNTTTEKVGSLFEDSVRRQLISDVPLCTFLSGGLDSSAITAIAKKYKPDLETYSIDYHDNQKYFKANNFQISDDKDFIELLVKKLDFKHNYCVIDNDELAYKLKDAVLFRDLPGMADIDSSLLWFSEEVKKRYTVALSGECADEIFGGYPWFYGEDHVKEGTFPWLRDLDHRVDLLNDKYQSELKLNDYVQEKYNMTLKETPLNGDETNEERKHKQLTYLNMLWFMTTLLDRKDRMTMGASLEVRVPFADHRLIEYLYNVPWEMKFHSQMEKGLLRKSLEGVVPKEILYRKKSPYPKTHNPEYTNIIKGILSNSLKRNDTILTELFDTKKLQTLIDTNGDAFLRPWFGQLMTGPQLMAYLYQIDFWFREYNLNIVEK, from the coding sequence GTGTGTGGATTTCTAACATTTTTTACAAAGAAATTAAATAAACAACGCGCTAGAAACGTGTTAGATTTATATAATCATAGAGGACCAGATGAAGATGGAATATATGAAGAGAATCAAGTGTTTTTAGGGCATAAACGATTAGTGGTTGTAGACCCTGAACATGGTAAGCAACCTTATCGTTTTGGGCCTTATGTAATGGTTTATAATGGCGAACTATATAATACAGAGGATATTCGCAAGGATCTAATTGCATCAGGCTATGTATTTGAGGGCCATTCAGATACAGAGGTGCTAATAAAGGCATATGCAAAGTATAAGGAGGAGTGTGTAGAAAAATTAAATGGGATCTTTGCTTTCGTAATTTATAATACGAAGGAACGTTCTTTTTTTGCTGCAAGGGATCGTGTTGGTGTAAAGCCACTTTATTATTATTATAAGGAGGGAGAGTTATCATTTAGCTCTGAAGTTAAAGGAATATTAAAATACTTTGATCTAAATAAAATAGATTATAATGGACTACAAGAATTATTAGGGTTGGGTCCTTCACATACACCTGGTTCTGGAATTTATAAGGATGTAGAAGAGTTGAGACCAGGATACTGCATGAAATTTAAAAATCGTACGATGAAAATATGGCGCTACTGGAATGTTACAAGTATGGACCATAAAGATGATTTTAATACGACTACAGAAAAAGTAGGTTCTTTATTTGAGGATAGTGTAAGAAGACAACTTATCTCAGATGTTCCATTATGTACTTTTTTATCAGGGGGACTTGATTCTAGTGCCATTACAGCGATTGCTAAGAAGTATAAACCTGATTTAGAGACATATAGTATTGATTACCATGATAATCAAAAATATTTTAAAGCAAATAACTTCCAAATATCTGATGATAAAGATTTTATAGAACTTCTTGTTAAAAAACTTGATTTTAAACATAACTATTGTGTCATTGATAATGATGAGTTGGCTTATAAGTTAAAGGATGCTGTGTTATTCCGTGACTTACCGGGAATGGCGGATATAGACTCATCACTACTTTGGTTTAGTGAAGAGGTAAAAAAACGATATACAGTTGCTTTATCTGGGGAATGTGCAGATGAAATATTTGGGGGATATCCTTGGTTTTATGGAGAAGATCATGTGAAAGAAGGAACGTTTCCTTGGTTAAGAGACTTAGATCATCGAGTGGACCTTCTAAATGATAAATATCAATCGGAATTGAAATTAAACGATTATGTTCAAGAAAAATATAATATGACATTGAAAGAAACACCACTTAATGGAGACGAGACGAATGAAGAAAGGAAACATAAACAGTTAACGTACCTGAATATGTTGTGGTTTATGACAACATTACTAGATCGCAAAGATCGTATGACAATGGGGGCAAGTTTAGAGGTCAGAGTTCCATTCGCCGATCATCGTTTAATTGAATATTTGTACAATGTTCCCTGGGAAATGAAATTTCATAGTCAAATGGAAAAAGGATTATTAAGAAAATCATTAGAGGGTGTAGTTCCTAAGGAAATTTTATACAGAAAGAAAAGTCCTTATCCTAAAACACACAATCCTGAATACACAAATATAATAAAAGGAATACTTAGTAATAGTTTGAAAAGAAACGATACAATTTTAACAGAATTGTTTGATACAAAGAAATTACAGACCCTAATTGATACAAATGGAGATGCATTTTTACGACCGTGGTTTGGTCAATTAATGACAGGTCCGCAATTAATGGCTTATTTATATCAAATTGATTTTTGGTTTAGAGAATATAATTTGAATATTGTGGAAAAATAA